A region from the Solibacillus sp. FSL H8-0523 genome encodes:
- a CDS encoding metallophosphoesterase, whose protein sequence is MKLLILSDTHGDEEIIERVKGYHPDAHKIIHCGDSELPYAHPVMQNMERVKGNCDHDPNYLEEILFQVNGERVYVTHGHLYDVKSSPMKLVYRAKELGANIVCFGHSHILGAEYIDDTFFINPGSLKKPRQIEEKSFVTCTISPTHFTLDCYDDNNNLIEQMFIER, encoded by the coding sequence ATGAAACTATTGATACTAAGTGATACCCATGGTGATGAGGAAATCATTGAACGTGTAAAGGGCTACCATCCTGACGCGCACAAGATTATCCACTGTGGTGATAGTGAACTGCCGTATGCCCACCCAGTGATGCAAAACATGGAGCGCGTAAAGGGTAACTGTGACCATGATCCAAACTATTTAGAGGAAATTTTGTTTCAGGTAAATGGTGAGCGTGTGTACGTGACACATGGCCATTTATATGATGTAAAATCTTCTCCGATGAAGCTTGTATATCGTGCAAAGGAACTCGGCGCAAATATCGTCTGCTTTGGGCATTCGCATATTTTAGGCGCGGAATATATTGATGACACGTTTTTTATTAATCCAGGTAGCTTGAAAAAGCCGCGTCAGATTGAAGAGAAATCGTTTGTAACATGTACAATCTCGCCAACCCATTTTACATTAGATTGTTATGACGACAATAATAATTTGATTGAGCAAATGTTTATTGAGCGTTAA
- a CDS encoding XTP/dITP diphosphatase, whose protein sequence is MKQVVIATKNKGKAKDFEALFNPFGYEVVTMFEVAPDLEIEETGTTFEENAILKAQTLANLLGKIVIADDSGLAIDALNGEPGVYSARYAGDHDDEANMVKVLANMKDVPEEARTARFCCALAIAGPNMDTKTVFGTCEGVIAHEKKGRNGFGYDPIFYVPALQKHMAELTAEEKGAISHRGNAIRKLALQLAELLK, encoded by the coding sequence ATGAAGCAAGTCGTCATTGCCACGAAAAACAAAGGGAAAGCAAAGGACTTCGAAGCATTATTTAATCCATTTGGCTATGAAGTGGTAACAATGTTTGAAGTAGCGCCTGACTTAGAAATTGAAGAAACAGGTACAACGTTTGAAGAAAACGCGATTTTAAAAGCGCAAACGTTAGCGAATTTACTTGGCAAAATTGTGATTGCAGACGATAGTGGCCTAGCAATTGATGCGTTAAATGGTGAGCCAGGTGTGTATTCTGCACGTTACGCAGGCGACCACGACGATGAAGCAAACATGGTCAAAGTGTTAGCAAACATGAAGGATGTACCAGAAGAAGCGCGTACAGCGCGTTTTTGCTGTGCACTAGCGATTGCTGGACCAAATATGGACACAAAAACAGTTTTCGGTACGTGTGAAGGTGTCATTGCCCATGAGAAAAAAGGAAGAAACGGCTTTGGCTATGATCCAATTTTCTACGTGCCTGCATTGCAAAAACATATGGCTGAGCTTACTGCTGAGGAAAAAGGGGCAATCTCACACCGCGGTAATGCGATTCGCAAGCTTGCTCTGCAATTAGCAGAATTACTGAAATAG
- the rph gene encoding ribonuclease PH: MTRHDLRAVNELRPVQIENNYLMHPEGSVLITVGNTKVICTATIEDRVPGFLRGQGKGWITAEYSMLPRATEQRTRRESSAGKVTGRTMEIQRLIGRALRAVVNLEALGEKTLWIDCDVIQADGGTRTASITGAFVAMTQAIAKLGVEKPFAKFPVTDYLAATSVGKLAEIGAVLDLNYIEDSSAEVDMNVIMTGAGQFVELQGTGEEATFSRAELNDLLDLGEVGIAELINIQKEALGELAALIGKVEA, translated from the coding sequence ATGACTAGACATGACTTACGAGCTGTGAATGAATTACGTCCAGTTCAAATTGAAAATAATTATTTAATGCATCCAGAAGGGTCAGTACTGATTACGGTGGGAAACACAAAAGTAATTTGTACAGCGACAATTGAAGATAGAGTACCAGGCTTTTTACGTGGACAAGGCAAAGGCTGGATTACAGCAGAATATTCAATGCTACCACGTGCCACAGAACAACGTACACGCCGCGAATCATCTGCAGGTAAGGTGACAGGCCGCACAATGGAAATCCAACGCTTAATCGGCCGTGCATTACGTGCTGTCGTTAATCTAGAAGCGCTGGGTGAGAAAACGTTATGGATAGACTGTGATGTGATTCAAGCAGACGGAGGCACACGTACAGCGTCAATTACAGGAGCATTCGTTGCTATGACACAAGCAATCGCTAAATTAGGCGTAGAAAAGCCATTCGCGAAGTTTCCTGTAACAGATTACTTAGCTGCAACAAGCGTAGGTAAACTAGCTGAAATTGGTGCAGTACTTGACTTAAACTACATTGAAGATTCATCAGCAGAGGTTGATATGAACGTTATTATGACCGGTGCAGGTCAATTTGTTGAATTACAAGGGACAGGCGAAGAAGCAACTTTCTCAAGAGCGGAATTAAATGACCTGTTAGACTTAGGTGAAGTAGGAATTGCCGAACTAATCAACATTCAAAAAGAGGCACTAGGCGAGCTAGCTGCACTGATTGGAAAGGTGGAAGCGTAA
- the racE gene encoding glutamate racemase produces MNAPIGVIDSGVGGLTVAKAIMELLPNETIYYIGDTARCPYGPRSKQEVRNFTWQMAKALEKMNVKMLVIACNTATAVALESLQKHMPFPVLGVINAGARAAIKETKRNEIVVLATEGTIKSGAYEEAVKSLSTKAKVIPLACPTFVPLVESGEYEGQFSYNLVEKGLKPIENERFDTVILGCTHYPILQKQIEAAVGPDVHVLSSAQETAKDVEAILSYKGELRTEKEPPQHVFHASGSVPIFRSIAERWLEQGALDLHKISFEK; encoded by the coding sequence GTGAATGCCCCAATTGGTGTAATCGATTCAGGAGTCGGCGGATTAACTGTCGCGAAAGCAATTATGGAGTTATTACCGAATGAAACAATTTATTATATCGGTGATACGGCGCGTTGTCCATACGGGCCTCGCTCAAAACAAGAAGTGCGTAACTTTACATGGCAAATGGCAAAGGCACTGGAGAAAATGAATGTCAAAATGCTCGTTATTGCATGCAATACAGCTACAGCAGTGGCGCTAGAAAGCTTACAAAAGCATATGCCATTCCCTGTTTTAGGTGTAATTAATGCTGGGGCGCGAGCAGCAATTAAAGAAACAAAGCGTAACGAAATCGTCGTGTTAGCAACGGAAGGTACAATTAAAAGTGGTGCTTATGAGGAAGCGGTTAAATCGCTTTCGACAAAAGCAAAGGTCATTCCACTTGCGTGTCCAACATTTGTGCCACTTGTTGAAAGTGGTGAATATGAAGGGCAATTCTCGTACAATCTTGTTGAAAAAGGATTAAAACCGATTGAAAACGAACGCTTTGATACCGTGATTTTAGGCTGTACGCATTACCCGATTTTACAAAAGCAAATTGAAGCAGCTGTCGGACCTGATGTACACGTGTTATCAAGTGCACAGGAAACAGCAAAAGACGTGGAAGCGATTTTAAGCTACAAAGGTGAATTGCGTACGGAAAAAGAGCCACCACAGCATGTATTTCATGCTTCCGGCTCTGTACCGATCTTTCGTTCGATTGCGGAGCGTTGGTTGGAGCAAGGTGCGCTCGATCTTCATAAAATCTCGTTTGAAAAATAA
- a CDS encoding MarR family transcriptional regulator — protein sequence MKDQSTHSSESIAILEKELRYISHLIKQKGREILSNYIITPPQFIALQWLQESGDMTIGDLSTKMYLAFSTTTDLVDRMEKNELVQRVRDENDRRVVRIHLLPEGERIIQEVIMKRQQYLRDITGEFDGEEFEQLLKHLQKLHLLMK from the coding sequence ATGAAAGATCAAAGCACACATAGCTCTGAATCTATAGCAATCTTAGAAAAAGAATTACGATACATTTCTCACTTAATTAAGCAAAAAGGTCGCGAAATATTAAGCAATTATATTATTACACCTCCGCAATTTATTGCTCTGCAATGGTTGCAAGAGTCAGGTGATATGACAATTGGCGATTTATCAACAAAGATGTATTTAGCGTTTTCAACAACAACAGATTTAGTCGATCGTATGGAGAAAAATGAGCTTGTACAACGAGTTCGTGACGAAAACGATCGTCGTGTTGTACGTATTCACCTCTTACCAGAGGGGGAGCGTATTATTCAGGAAGTCATTATGAAGCGTCAACAATATTTACGCGATATTACCGGCGAATTTGACGGAGAAGAATTTGAGCAATTATTAAAACATTTGCAGAAGCTACATTTATTAATGAAATAG
- a CDS encoding LuxR C-terminal-related transcriptional regulator, with the protein MTRPQHRSLLTKREREIFELLIEDYSTREIAAKLGISEKTVRNHISNTIQKLGVSSRTQALIELLRLQELSIN; encoded by the coding sequence ATGACTCGTCCGCAGCATCGTTCGCTGTTAACGAAAAGAGAACGAGAAATATTCGAACTACTGATTGAAGATTATTCGACACGAGAAATTGCAGCGAAACTTGGCATTAGTGAAAAAACAGTACGTAATCACATTTCTAATACAATACAAAAATTAGGTGTTTCCAGTCGAACGCAGGCACTCATCGAATTATTGCGGTTGCAAGAATTGTCAATAAACTGA
- a CDS encoding thioesterase family protein gives MRATYIQDPQEWMAGFSFSTTVKVRFSETDMYGHVNNTKVFAYFEYARIEYFKALGFDFTNSPTGKNMLVVADIQCDYLNQVFFDETLTIYVKAASIGNSSMDLHYLVKNEKDEVCYTGRGTLVQLNYETGKGVPLLEEQKKILLGK, from the coding sequence ATGCGAGCAACTTATATTCAAGATCCACAAGAATGGATGGCCGGCTTTTCATTTTCGACAACAGTAAAGGTACGTTTTTCAGAAACCGACATGTATGGACATGTAAACAACACGAAGGTATTTGCATACTTTGAATATGCACGTATTGAGTACTTTAAAGCGCTTGGCTTTGATTTTACCAATAGCCCTACAGGGAAAAATATGCTGGTTGTAGCAGATATTCAATGTGACTACTTGAACCAAGTGTTTTTTGATGAGACATTGACGATTTATGTCAAAGCCGCTTCAATCGGTAATTCATCCATGGATCTACATTATTTAGTGAAAAATGAAAAGGATGAGGTGTGCTATACAGGCCGGGGTACGCTTGTTCAATTGAATTATGAAACAGGTAAAGGCGTTCCTTTACTCGAGGAACAGAAAAAAATATTGCTTGGGAAATAG
- the sdhB gene encoding succinate dehydrogenase iron-sulfur subunit — protein METVNTGRTVKLEIVRQDSENGATRVEKFEVPYRPGMNVISALMHIQKYPVTADGQKTTPVSWDMNCLEEVCGACSMVINGRPQQSCSALVDKLTQPIRLEPMKTFPVIRDLQVDRERMFNALKKVKAWVPIDGTYDLGEGPRMPERKRQWAYELSKCMTCGVCMEACPNVSEKASFIGPAPLSQVRLFNTHPTGAMNKDERLEAIMGDGGLANCGNSQNCVAACPKGIPLTTSIAALNRAASVQMFKNFFGSDHMVD, from the coding sequence ATGGAAACAGTAAATACTGGTAGAACAGTTAAGTTAGAAATCGTTCGTCAAGATTCTGAGAATGGTGCTACACGCGTTGAGAAGTTCGAAGTTCCTTACCGTCCAGGTATGAACGTAATTTCTGCTTTAATGCATATTCAAAAATATCCAGTAACTGCTGACGGTCAAAAAACGACTCCAGTATCTTGGGATATGAACTGTTTAGAAGAAGTTTGTGGTGCATGTTCAATGGTAATCAACGGACGTCCACAACAATCTTGTTCTGCATTAGTAGACAAGTTAACGCAACCAATTCGTTTAGAGCCAATGAAAACCTTCCCAGTCATCCGTGACTTACAAGTTGACCGCGAGCGTATGTTCAACGCACTTAAGAAAGTTAAAGCATGGGTTCCAATCGATGGTACTTACGACTTAGGCGAAGGTCCACGTATGCCAGAGCGCAAACGTCAATGGGCTTACGAATTATCTAAATGTATGACTTGTGGTGTTTGTATGGAAGCATGTCCAAACGTGTCTGAAAAAGCTTCATTCATCGGACCAGCGCCATTATCACAAGTTCGTTTATTCAACACTCACCCAACTGGTGCGATGAATAAAGACGAGCGTTTAGAAGCAATCATGGGAGACGGCGGTCTTGCTAACTGCGGTAACTCTCAAAACTGTGTAGCTGCTTGTCCTAAAGGGATTCCTTTAACAACATCTATCGCTGCTCTTAACCGTGCAGCATCAGTTCAAATGTTCAAGAACTTCTTCGGTTCTGACCACATGGTTGACTAA
- the sdhA gene encoding succinate dehydrogenase flavoprotein subunit, translating to MAKSKVIVVGGGLAGLMATIKAAEVGTAVELFSLVPVKRSHSVCAQGGINGAVNTKGEGDSPWIHFDDTVYGGDFLANQPPVKGMCDAAPGIIHLMDRMGVMFNRTPEGLLDFRRFGGTLMHRTAFSGATTGQQLLYALDEQVRAHEVAGLVTKYEHWEFLGAVMDDEGVCRGIVAQDLRSEEIKSFRSDAVIMATGGPGIIFGKTTNSVINTGSAASIVYQQGATYSNGEMIQIHPTAIPGDDKNRLMSESARGEGGRIWTYKDGKPWYFLEEKYPAYGNLVPRDIATREIFDVCVNQKLGINGENMVYLDLSHKDPHELDIKLGGIIEIYEKFVGDDPRKLPMKIFPAVHYSMGGLWVDYDQMTEIPGLFAAGECDYSQHGANRLGANSLLSAIYGGSVAGPNAVKYIKGLKKHAEDLPEEIFTRREKEEQEKWEAILKMDGTENAYLLHKELGEWMTDNMTVVRVNSKLEETYAKLTELQERWEKININDTQKWSNQGAHFTRQLKNMLYLAKVMTKGALMRDESRGAHYKPDFPERDDERFLKTTMAKFDPATGEPIITYAEVDVSLIPPRKRDYSA from the coding sequence ATGGCAAAGAGTAAAGTTATCGTCGTTGGTGGCGGTCTTGCAGGCTTAATGGCTACGATTAAAGCAGCTGAAGTTGGTACTGCAGTTGAATTATTCTCGTTAGTTCCAGTAAAACGTTCACACTCTGTTTGTGCGCAAGGCGGAATTAATGGAGCAGTAAATACAAAAGGTGAAGGGGATTCTCCATGGATCCACTTTGACGATACAGTATACGGTGGCGACTTCTTAGCGAACCAACCACCAGTTAAAGGTATGTGTGATGCAGCACCTGGTATTATCCACTTAATGGACCGTATGGGTGTAATGTTCAACCGTACGCCAGAAGGTTTACTTGACTTCCGTCGTTTCGGCGGTACGTTAATGCACCGTACAGCATTCTCTGGTGCAACAACTGGTCAACAATTACTATACGCACTAGATGAGCAAGTTCGTGCTCACGAAGTAGCTGGTTTAGTAACGAAATATGAGCACTGGGAATTCCTTGGTGCTGTTATGGATGACGAAGGCGTATGCCGCGGTATCGTAGCACAAGATTTACGTTCTGAAGAAATTAAATCATTCCGTTCTGATGCTGTAATCATGGCAACAGGTGGTCCTGGTATCATCTTCGGTAAAACAACAAACTCTGTAATCAACACTGGTTCAGCAGCTTCAATCGTTTACCAACAAGGTGCTACTTATTCAAATGGTGAAATGATCCAAATTCACCCAACAGCAATTCCTGGTGACGACAAAAACCGTCTAATGTCAGAATCTGCTCGTGGTGAAGGTGGTCGTATTTGGACTTACAAAGACGGTAAGCCTTGGTACTTCTTAGAAGAAAAATACCCAGCTTACGGTAACTTAGTACCTCGTGATATCGCGACTCGTGAAATCTTCGACGTATGTGTAAACCAAAAATTAGGTATCAACGGTGAGAACATGGTATACCTTGACTTATCTCACAAAGATCCACATGAATTAGACATCAAATTAGGTGGTATCATCGAAATCTACGAAAAATTCGTAGGGGATGACCCACGTAAATTACCAATGAAAATCTTCCCAGCAGTTCACTACTCTATGGGTGGTTTATGGGTAGATTACGATCAAATGACTGAAATCCCTGGTTTATTCGCAGCGGGTGAATGTGATTACTCTCAACACGGAGCGAACCGTTTAGGAGCGAACTCATTACTATCTGCAATTTACGGTGGTTCTGTTGCTGGTCCAAATGCTGTTAAGTACATTAAAGGTCTTAAAAAGCATGCGGAAGATTTACCAGAAGAAATCTTCACACGTCGCGAAAAAGAAGAGCAAGAAAAATGGGAAGCTATCCTGAAAATGGATGGTACAGAAAACGCTTACTTACTTCACAAAGAACTTGGTGAGTGGATGACTGACAACATGACAGTAGTACGTGTAAACTCTAAATTAGAGGAAACATATGCGAAATTAACTGAGTTACAAGAGCGTTGGGAAAAAATCAACATCAACGATACGCAAAAATGGTCGAACCAAGGTGCTCACTTCACTCGCCAATTAAAGAACATGTTATACCTTGCAAAAGTTATGACAAAAGGTGCTTTAATGCGTGATGAATCTCGTGGTGCTCACTACAAACCAGATTTCCCAGAGCGTGATGATGAAAGATTCTTAAAAACAACAATGGCGAAGTTCGATCCTGCTACGGGCGAGCCAATTATTACTTATGCAGAAGTAGACGTTTCGTTAATTCCACCACGTAAACGCGACTATTCTGCGTAA
- a CDS encoding succinate dehydrogenase cytochrome b558 subunit, translated as MSKDREFLWRRLHSLLGVVPVGLFLVFHLSLNFTAVGGEETYNNATSVMELLPHSLLLAMEWIIIYIPLMFHGFYGVYIAFTATNNPKRFSTFRNWMFVLQRFTGIFLVIFIAWHIFQTRVQKAFGEEVNFDMMVQIVDNPLMLAFYIVGIVSATFHLANGLWSFCVSWGITQSKRSQQIVTYITMLVFVILTIVGVAAIVSFV; from the coding sequence TTGTCGAAAGATCGTGAATTTTTATGGCGCCGCTTACACTCGTTACTTGGCGTAGTTCCAGTCGGGTTATTCTTGGTGTTCCACTTATCTTTGAACTTTACTGCAGTTGGCGGTGAAGAAACTTACAATAACGCTACTAGCGTGATGGAATTACTTCCACACTCGTTATTGTTAGCAATGGAATGGATTATTATCTATATTCCATTAATGTTCCACGGATTCTACGGAGTGTACATTGCATTTACTGCAACGAACAACCCGAAACGTTTCAGCACATTCCGTAACTGGATGTTCGTTTTACAACGTTTCACAGGTATTTTCCTAGTAATCTTTATCGCTTGGCACATCTTCCAAACACGTGTGCAAAAAGCGTTTGGTGAAGAAGTTAACTTTGATATGATGGTTCAAATCGTTGATAATCCATTAATGTTAGCATTCTACATCGTAGGTATCGTATCAGCAACATTCCACTTAGCAAACGGTTTATGGTCGTTCTGCGTGAGCTGGGGTATTACACAATCTAAAAGATCTCAACAAATCGTTACTTACATTACAATGTTAGTATTTGTAATCTTAACGATCGTTGGTGTTGCGGCTATCGTATCATTCGTTTAA
- a CDS encoding YslB family protein: protein MEEHKMKTIPAFGYEIIRDHLLHSILGKHEEDVLYWAGKELARKFPLFSLDELPSFFTEAGWGVLTLEKETKDEAHYILMTTDEQSLNIEARCFRLEAGFLAEQKQKQLGFLTECYDEKYEKKNCVKFTLKWDLKEKITW from the coding sequence ATGGAAGAGCATAAAATGAAAACGATTCCAGCTTTTGGCTATGAAATCATTCGTGATCATCTACTTCATTCAATTCTAGGGAAACACGAAGAGGATGTATTGTATTGGGCAGGGAAAGAATTAGCAAGGAAATTCCCGTTATTTTCATTAGACGAGCTTCCATCATTCTTTACTGAGGCCGGCTGGGGCGTTTTAACACTCGAGAAGGAAACGAAAGATGAAGCCCATTACATACTGATGACAACAGATGAGCAATCATTAAATATCGAAGCACGTTGCTTCCGTTTGGAGGCGGGCTTTTTAGCCGAACAAAAACAAAAACAACTAGGTTTTTTAACGGAATGCTATGATGAAAAATACGAAAAGAAAAACTGTGTGAAATTTACTTTGAAGTGGGATTTGAAGGAAAAAATAACGTGGTAA
- a CDS encoding ACT domain-containing protein — protein MEKKIIVRGVAYESDIIRLTIGYDSYETASLAEVFSVLAENQINVDLIVQVVIDGVKPTISFTITKDEFAESLRVLESSKLSLGFSFADFEVGLAKVSLIGSGMVSNPGVAARLFARLGREHIPVKMVSTSEIKVSVVVPQEEMVRAANALHDEFNLAVHKTSAS, from the coding sequence ATGGAAAAAAAAATAATCGTACGCGGTGTGGCGTATGAATCAGATATTATTCGTTTAACAATTGGTTATGATTCGTATGAAACGGCATCGCTTGCAGAAGTTTTTAGTGTATTAGCTGAAAATCAAATCAATGTGGATCTTATTGTGCAGGTGGTTATTGATGGTGTGAAGCCGACGATTTCCTTTACGATTACCAAAGATGAGTTTGCGGAAAGTTTACGTGTGTTAGAATCAAGCAAATTATCATTAGGCTTTAGCTTTGCGGATTTTGAAGTGGGCTTAGCGAAAGTATCGCTCATTGGCTCAGGCATGGTGTCTAATCCAGGTGTTGCAGCGCGCCTGTTTGCACGATTAGGCCGTGAGCATATTCCAGTGAAAATGGTCAGTACTTCAGAAATTAAAGTGTCCGTCGTTGTGCCGCAGGAAGAAATGGTACGCGCGGCAAATGCGTTGCATGATGAATTTAATTTAGCTGTTCATAAAACTTCAGCGTCATAA
- the uvrC gene encoding excinuclease ABC subunit UvrC — translation MNAIIKAKLEILPDEPGCYLMKDRQGTIIYVGKAKVLKNRVRSYFTGSHDGKTARLVSEIEDFEYIVTSSDLEALILELNLIKLHDPKYNIKLTDDKTYPYIKITNERHPRLITTRKIKRDKAKYFGPYPNSYAANETKKLLDRLYPLRKCTQMPSQVCLYYHLGQCLAPCVKDIEKKVYDDMINQISKFLNGGVDEIKDELQQKMLDAAENLEFERAKEFRDLITHIDSIMEKQKMVSDDLTNRDVFGYAVEKGWMCVQVFFVRQGKLIERDVTIFPIYNEPEEEFLTFVGHFYEQANHLLPKEIFVPNTIDETILQSLLNTKVIIPKRGTKKELVDLAMKNANIAVHEKFQLIERQEERTVGACEALAQAMDIPIPLRIEAFDNSHMHGTDPVSAMVVFIDGKPAKKEYRKYKTREAAKHDDYGAMAEVIRRRYTRVLRENLALPDLIVIDGGKGQMEVAREVIEDELGLSIPIAGLAKDDKHNTSQLLFGSPPEVVPLKRTSDGFYLLQRIQDEVHRFAITFLRQQQQTNAIQSVLDDIEGVGPKRKQQLMKHFGSVKKIREASELQLQEAGLPPKLAESIFKHFQEISLKKDQ, via the coding sequence ATGAATGCAATCATTAAAGCAAAATTAGAAATTTTACCGGATGAACCGGGTTGTTATTTGATGAAGGACCGCCAAGGCACCATCATTTATGTCGGCAAGGCAAAGGTGTTGAAAAACCGTGTCCGTTCGTATTTTACAGGCAGTCATGATGGGAAGACAGCACGCCTCGTGAGTGAGATTGAGGACTTTGAATATATCGTGACATCGAGTGACTTAGAAGCACTGATTTTAGAGTTAAATTTAATCAAGCTCCATGATCCGAAATACAATATTAAACTAACAGATGATAAGACGTATCCATATATTAAAATAACGAATGAACGTCATCCAAGGCTAATAACTACACGTAAAATTAAAAGGGATAAAGCAAAATATTTCGGACCTTATCCGAATTCCTATGCAGCCAATGAAACGAAAAAATTACTAGACCGCTTGTATCCGTTACGTAAATGTACGCAGATGCCAAGCCAAGTGTGCTTGTACTATCATTTAGGGCAGTGCTTAGCGCCGTGTGTGAAGGATATTGAGAAAAAAGTATACGACGATATGATCAATCAAATTTCGAAGTTTTTAAACGGTGGCGTCGACGAAATTAAGGACGAACTTCAACAAAAAATGCTCGATGCAGCTGAAAATTTAGAGTTTGAACGTGCGAAAGAATTCCGTGATTTAATCACGCATATTGATAGTATTATGGAAAAGCAAAAAATGGTTTCGGATGATTTAACAAATCGCGATGTATTTGGTTATGCAGTGGAAAAAGGCTGGATGTGTGTGCAAGTGTTTTTCGTACGCCAAGGGAAGTTAATCGAACGTGATGTCACAATTTTTCCGATTTATAACGAGCCAGAAGAGGAATTTTTAACGTTTGTCGGTCACTTTTATGAGCAAGCGAATCACCTACTACCAAAGGAAATATTTGTACCGAATACGATTGATGAAACAATTTTACAAAGTCTTTTAAACACGAAAGTCATTATTCCAAAAAGAGGTACGAAAAAAGAACTCGTTGATTTAGCGATGAAAAATGCAAATATCGCGGTGCATGAGAAGTTCCAACTGATTGAACGTCAAGAGGAGCGTACAGTGGGTGCGTGTGAGGCGTTAGCGCAAGCGATGGATATTCCCATCCCACTTCGTATTGAAGCGTTTGACAACAGCCATATGCACGGTACTGACCCTGTTTCGGCGATGGTCGTGTTTATAGACGGCAAGCCAGCGAAAAAGGAGTACCGTAAATATAAAACACGAGAGGCCGCGAAGCATGATGATTACGGAGCGATGGCCGAAGTCATTCGTCGTCGCTATACACGTGTGTTGCGTGAAAATTTAGCATTGCCTGATTTAATTGTGATTGATGGTGGTAAGGGGCAAATGGAAGTCGCGCGCGAAGTGATAGAGGATGAGCTTGGATTAAGCATACCGATTGCCGGACTTGCAAAGGATGACAAGCATAATACGTCGCAGTTATTATTTGGGAGCCCACCTGAAGTCGTGCCACTTAAACGTACGAGCGATGGTTTTTATTTATTGCAGCGTATTCAAGACGAGGTCCACCGTTTTGCGATTACTTTCTTACGTCAGCAACAGCAAACGAATGCGATTCAGTCTGTACTAGATGACATTGAAGGTGTAGGACCAAAGCGCAAACAGCAGCTGATGAAGCATTTTGGGTCAGTGAAAAAAATTCGTGAGGCCAGTGAATTACAGTTACAAGAAGCAGGTTTGCCACCGAAACTGGCGGAATCGATTTTCAAACATTTTCAGGAAATTTCATTGAAAAAAGACCAGTAA
- the trxA gene encoding thioredoxin — translation MAIVHGTDQTFGQEISNGVVLVDFWAAWCGPCKMIAPVLEELDAEIGNDVKIVKVDVDNNQVTAAEYQIMSIPSLLLFVDGEVKAKTAGFMPKEALIDFINDNK, via the coding sequence ATGGCAATTGTACACGGTACAGATCAAACTTTCGGACAAGAAATTTCAAATGGTGTAGTTTTAGTAGACTTTTGGGCTGCATGGTGTGGTCCATGTAAAATGATCGCTCCAGTTCTTGAAGAATTAGACGCAGAAATCGGTAACGACGTTAAAATCGTTAAAGTTGATGTGGATAACAACCAAGTTACTGCTGCTGAATACCAAATCATGTCTATCCCATCATTACTATTATTCGTAGATGGCGAAGTAAAAGCAAAAACAGCTGGCTTCATGCCTAAAGAAGCGTTAATCGACTTCATTAACGACAACAAATAA